A single genomic interval of Cydia strobilella chromosome 3, ilCydStro3.1, whole genome shotgun sequence harbors:
- the LOC134756210 gene encoding uncharacterized protein LOC134756210, whose amino-acid sequence MAVTRSNHGREENSSDETQATDQTGDTSGTGETSGTGETSRTGDTSRTGETSGTGETSGTGTTTRTRTATEASIAGTSTNGGPADTSGIRATPAVSTVATLVGRDSVELMPPPPVPAKPARSHRSKASSKRLLAELEAKEKLAELELKRVQAETELARIRQQRLDLASSREESEEEEDLAPQRIADWFNRRPEQPTAIEEEPAHEEAHVPAPRATRKHARPEAPRAAHAMDVSSLTAALTEAIQAGKSYRKYIPDLPTFSGLCNEWLQFKAAYDESAPSFAASENVARIRKSLKGVALEAVSALLISRPHPEDIIKALERRYGRPDALLVNELEKMKGLPRLTDSPRDLCIFASKIANTVTTIEILKKPQYLYNPELLRSMVDKLTPILRSKWYDYAATREDTPELKKIADFLNNEADKCTPYAPPENTTENKEVRTARKKPERTYAATADTKKPREEKQACPLCEHATHQLPSCPQFIKIDTNERWEVAKKHNICYRCLASKHRRFACRAKPCGHLGCPMRHHRLLHHEKTPQPVAAAQVEPPQQHKPEEIVASAVNTVACAQPRTSRAYLKIVPVTLRGPRATLDTFALLDEGSTVTIIDSALADALGLDGPTEPMWVQGVGGKEMEHNQSRRVEVFIKNKHDSQEQRITNAHTVGSLGFTTQSIGMEEIDGCAHLRGIKHKLTYRGATPQILIGQDNWDLIVSREIRKGRRGQLVASRTLLGWVLHGCRTTKAKPIAYCCAHLTRTGPTENIEETMKNYFALESLSIEPRRPRSDPEQQALRILEEKSRRLPNGRFETGLLWRNETEKIPNNRTDALKRLHTLERKLDRDASLKQQYNERVNNLLTSNYAERATTPPSDRTWYLPHFAVCNPEKPKIRLVHDAAATSHGRSLNDMLHTGPDFLQSLPGVIMKFRQHSIAVSADLKEMFMQIKIREEDRDALRFLWRGDRREGEPEEYRMTSVIFGASSSPCTALYIKNRNAQEHATQYPQAARAIERNHYMDDYLQSFDTIEEARQVTRDVDYVHKKAGFQLRGWATNEEEAISNVVGSEEREGNTVPIGGSEIEKTLGLLWNTNEDSIRFRLNTRRAQPEVINDLRPPTKREALSVIMSIFDPLGLISPITTPAKRIMQDTWQHSTGWDEAIPEQLHERWSEWLRQLRDLGTLKIPRCYDTTPAATHELHTFVDASEEAYAAAVYWRMTRADGSVRIALAAAKSRVTPRKPVSIPRLELQAAVLGVRLAKTVIEEHDFEITSKTYWSDSRTALAWIRAEPRTFKTFVAHRLAEIEDCTKKNEWRWVPTAHNVADDATRATPADFDSQHRWFTGPPFLYEQKETWPHENKVEVPATGEEKETCAAIAVPTQDKHAAIPEIERFSKWMRLLRATARVLQFIDLVRPQPRAPAPPATQLIAAAKRKRTRANAEQDGAWNKRTQHTRVPAKSAATQPQEEKKYLTLEAKYLNAAEKLLIRASQEDSYEKERRRIASGRTPDKDDRLAKLSVYMDEDCIIRLRGRIAAAGNIQEETVQPVVLYGKHHYTKLYVSHVHEQLHHGGTEIVVNELRQRVHIVKIRPTVKQVIAQCPRCRLRRAKPAAPATGDLPAARLAHHVRPFTYTGLDYYGPQEVTVGRHREKRYVALFTCMTSRAVHLEMVASLSTDSAINALRRFIARRGCPTELWSDNGTAFRGANRELTEAMRDAAHARRINWRFLPPAAPFMAGVWERMVRTVKEAMKATLHEKYPSDETLQTLLAEAEATVNSRPITYVAVNPEDPPALTPNMILIGPDCYTPAPGTFEESDMNARQHWRRAQQLADTFWQRWVREYAPLLQHRREPHGAGVTPAVGDVVIICDSNLPRNIWPRGIVKQTYPGKDGVVRVVDVTTSRGHVLRRPTKKIVVLPVGSQGDGGRNVHDAHSIL is encoded by the coding sequence ATGGCAGTAACAAGAAGCAACCACGGCAGAGAAGAAAATTCGTCAGATGAAACGCAGGCCACGGACCAGACCGGCGATACATCTGGTACAGGAGAGACGTCAGGCACAGGCGAGACGTCACGAACAGGCGATACGTCACGCACAGGCGAGACGTCAGGCACAGGCGAGACGTCAGGCACGGGCACCACCACAAGAACGCGCACTGCAACAGAAGCCAGCATCGCCGGCACCAGCACGAATGGGGGCCCAGCCGACACGTCGGGAATCAGAGCAACGCCTGCAGTTAGCACCGTCGCCACACTCGTCGGGCGAGATTCCGTCGAGTTAATGCCACCGCCGccagttcccgctaagcccgcTCGGTCACACCGATCCAAGGCCTCCAGCAAGAGACTCCTCGCGGAGTTAGAGGCCAAGGAGAAGTTAGCCGAGCTGGAGCTGAAGCGCGTACAAGCCGAAACAGAACTAGCAAGAATCAGACAACAAAGACTCGACCTCGCCTCGTCAAGGGAAGAGTCTGAAGAGGAAGAGGACCTTGCTCCACAACGCATTGCCGATTGGTTCAACCGCCGCCCAGAACAACCAACAGCGATTGAAGAAGAGCCCGCCCATGAAGAAGCACACGTGCCGGCCCCGCGCGCCACTAGAAAACACGCGCGGCCGGAGGCCCCTCGAGCCGCCCACGCCATGGACGTGTCATCGCTGACCGCCGCCCTAACAGAAGCCATCCAAGCCGGCAAGTCCTACAGAAAATACATACCAGACCTGCCGACATTCAGTGGCCTATGCAACGAGTGGCTACAATTTAAAGCCGCGTACGACGAGTCCGCCCCCAGTTTCGCCGCAAGTGAAAACGTCGCCCGTATAAGAAAAAGCCTCAAGGGAGTAGCCTTGGAAGCCGTAAGCGCCCTCCTCATCAGCCGGCCGCACCCCGAGGACATCATTAAAGCACTAGAAAGAAGATACGGAAGGCCAGACGCATTACTCGTCAACGAACTGGAGAAGATGAAGGGACTGCCGCGACTCACCGACAGCCCGCGCGACCTGTGCATATTCGCCAGCAAGATCGCAAACACTGTCACGACTATCGAGATATTGAAGAAGCCTCAGTACCTCTACAATCCAGAGCTACTGCGGTCGATGGTCGATAAACTCACGCCTATACTTCGAAGCAAGTGGTACGACTACGCGGCCACGAGAGAAGATACGCCCGAGCTTAAGAAGATTGCCGACTTTCTAAACAACGAAGCCGACAAGTGCACGCCTTACGCTCCGCCTGAAAATACGACGGAGAACAAAGAAGTGAGGACCGCAAGAAAGAAGCCCGAGCGAACGTACGCCGCTACCGCCGACACTAAGAAGCCAAGAGAAGAGAAGCAAGCGTGCCCACTATGCGAACACGCTACTCACCAACTGCCGTCGTGCCCGCAATTCATCAAAATTGACACGAACGAGCGCTGGGAAGTAGCGAAGAAACACAACATTTGCTACCGATGCCTCGCTAGCAAGCATCGCCGCTTCGCGTGTCGTGCGAAGCCCTGCGGCCACCTGGGCTGCCCCATGAGACATCATCGCCTACTACATCACGAGAAGACGCCGCAACCAGTCGCCGCTGCGCAAGTCGAGCCACCACAACAACATAAACCGGAAGAAATAGTGGCCTCGGCAGTGAACACAGTCGCCTGCGCACAACCACGAACGAGCCGCGCCTACCTGAAGATAGTGCCAGTAACACTGCGCGGCCCGCGAGCGACACTAGACACGTTCGCCCTATTAGATGAAGGCAGCACGGTGACAATCATCGACTCAGCACTGGCGGACGCACTCGGGCTAGACGGTCCCACTGAACCAATGTGGGTGCAAGGCGTAGGCGGGAAAGAGATGGAGCACAATCAGAGCAGGAGGGTCGAGGTCTTCATCAAGAATAAGCACGACAGCCAAGAACAACGCATAACGAACGCGCACACCGTCGGCAGCCTCGGCTTCACCACACAGTCGATCGGCATGGAAGAAATAGACGGCTGCGCGCACCTCCGGGGTATCAAGCACAAGTTAACCTACCGCGGTGCAACCCCACAAATACTCATCGGCCAGGACAACTGGGACCTGATCGTGTCACGAGAAATAAGAAAAGGCCGGCGCGGACAACTCGTCGCGTCGAGAACCCTACTAGGATGGGTACTTCACGGCTGTCGCACCACAAAAGCGAAGCCGATCGCCTACTGCTGCGCACATCTCACTCGTACCGGGCCGACCGAGAACATAGAAGAAACCATGAAGAATTATTTCGCCCTCGAGTCTCTATCAATCGAGCCGAGGCGACCCCGTAGTGATCCCGAACAACAAGCTCTACGCATACTAGAAGAAAAGAGCCGCCGCCTACCCAATGGCCGGTTCGAGACGGGGCTACTGTGGCGCAACGAAACAGAGAAGATACCTAACAATCGCACCGACGCACTCAAGCGGCTGCACACGCTCGAGAGGAAGCTGGATCGTGACGCAAGCCTAAAGCAACAATATAACGAACGCGTCAACAACCTACTTACCTCAAACTACGCCGAGCGCGCGACAACGCCCCCGAGTGACAGAACGTGGTACTTACCTCACTTCGCAGTCTGCAATCCAGAGAAGCCGAAGATTAGACTGGTCCACGATGCTGCGGCCACATCACACGGTCGCAGCCTCAACGACATGCTACATACGGGCCCAGATTTCCTACAATCGCTACCCGGCGTCATCATGAAGTTTCGACAACATAGCATCGCAGTCTCAGCCGACCTGAAAGAAATGTTCATGCAGATAAAAATAAGAGAAGAAGACCGGGACGCCCTCCGCTTCCTATGGAGGGGCGATCGCCGCGAGGGAGAACCAGAAGAGTACCGCATGACTTCCGTTATATTCGGCGCGTCATCATCACCGTGCACCgccctatacataaaaaataggaatGCACAAGAACACGCGACACAGTACCCGCAAGCCGCGCGAGCGATAGAACGAAATCACTACATGGACGACTATCTACAAAGTTTCGACACAATAGAAGAGGCAAGACAAGTAACAAGAGACGTCGACTATGTGCACAAAAAAGCCGGGTTCCAGTTGCGAGGATGGGCCACGAACGAAGAAGAAGCAATAAGTAACGTCGTCGGCAGCGAAGAGCGAGAGGGAAATACTGTCCCTATCGGCGGGAGCGAGATAGAAAAAACGCTCGGCCTGCTATGGAACACAAATGAGGACAGTATCCGCTTTCGCCTCAATACAAGAAGAGCGCAGCCCGAAGTAATCAACGACCTGCGGCCTCCAACGAAGAGAGAAGCACTCagtgtcattatgtcaattttcgACCCGCTCGGCCTCATATCACCAATCACTACGCCGGCCAAGCGAATCATGCAAGACACGTGGCAACATAGCACAGGCTGGGACGAAGCGATACCAGAGCAGCTACACGAACGCTGGAGCGAATGGCTACGACAACTTCGAGACCTAGGTACACTAAAAATACCTAGGTGCTACGACACTACGCCCGCCGCCACACACGAGCTGCATACTTTCGTCGACGCCAGTGAAGAAGCCTACGCCGCCGCAGTGTATTGGAGAATGACGCGAGCCGACGGCTCAGTCAGGATAGCCCTAGCCGCCGCAAAAAGTCGAGTCACACCCAGGAAACCGGTCTCCATTCCTAGATTGGAGCTACAAGCGGCCGTCCTAGGCGTACGGCTAGCAAAAACAGTCATAGAAGAACACGATTTCGAAATCACTTCGAAAACATATTGGAGTGACTCTCGCACGGCACTGGCATGGATACGCGCCGAGCCCCGCACATTCAAGACGTTCGTGGCACACAGACTCGCCGAAATAGAAGACTGCACTAAGAAAAACGAGTGGAGATGGGTACCGACAGCACACAACGTGGCCGACGACGCGACCCGCGCCACCCCGGCAGATTTCGACTCGCAACATAGATGGTTCACCGGCCCGCCCTTTCTCTATGAACAAAAAGAGACTTGGCCCCACGAGAATAAGGTCGAAGTTCCCGCGACCGGCGAAGAAAAAGAGACGTGCGCTGCGATCGCCGTCCCTACGCAAGATAAACACGCAGCTATACCCGAGATCGAACGCTTCTCAAAATGGATGCGGCTGCTGCGAGCGACCGCGCGCGTGCTACAGTTCATCGACCTAGTGCGCCCTCAACCCCGCGCGCCCGCCCCGCCCGCGACACAACTTATCGCGGCGGCGAAGCGCAAGCGGACACGAGCGAACGCGGAACAAGACGGCGCATGGAACAAACGCACGCAACACACGCGCGTGCCCGCCAAGAGTGCAGCTACCCAACCCCAAGAAGAGAAGAAATACTTAACGCTAGAAGCCAAATACCTAAACGCCGCCGAAAAGTTACTAATACGCGCCTCACAAGAAGATAGCTACGAGAAAGAGAGAAGGCGAATAGCGAGCGGCCGTACGCCCGACAAGGACGACCGACTGGCCAAGCTGAGTGTTTATATGGACGAGGACTGTATCATACGACTACGGGGAAGAATAGCGGCGGCCGGGAACATACAAGAAGAGACAGTGCAACCAGTAGTGCTATATGGGAAGCATCACTACACGaaattgtatgtttctcatgTGCATGAACAATTACATCATGGCGGTACGGAAATAGTGGTGAACGAGTTGCGACAGCGAGtgcacatagtgaaaataaggcCGACAGTGAAACAAGTGATCGCTCAGTGTCCGAGATGTCGACTACGTCGTGCGAAGCCCGCGGCCCCGGCCACTGGTGACCTACCGGCGGCACGCCTGGCGCATCATGTGAGGCCCTTTACCTACACGGGTCTAGACTACTACGGGCCGCAAGAAGTCACAGTGGGGCGTCACAGAGAAAAAAGGTACGTCGCGCTGTTCACATGTATGACGTCGAGGGCCGTACACCTAGAAATGGTAGCCTCACTAAGCACGGACTCGGCCATCAACGCACTACGCCGTTTCATTGCCCGGCGCGGGTGCCCTACAGAGCTGTGGAGTGACAACGGGACCGCCTTCAGAGGAGCCAACCGCGAGTTGACGGAAGCCATGAGAGACGCCGCCCACGCGCGCCGCATAAACTGGCGTTTCCTACCCCCCGCCGCACCCTTCATGGCGGGCGTGTGGGAACGTATGGTGCGCACGGTGAAAGAAGCTATGAAGGCCACCCTACATGAAAAATACCCGAGCGACGAGACTCTACAAACCCTActggcggaggcggaggcgacGGTCAACTCGAGGCCCATAACCTACGTAGCGGTGAATCCAGAAGACCCGCCGGCACTGACTCCAAACATGATTCTGATCGGGCCGGACTGCTACACCCCGGCTCCCGGCACCTTCGAAGAGAGCGACATGAACGCGCGACAACACTGGAGGCGCGCCCAGCAGCTGGCCGACACCTTCTGGCAGCGCTGGGTTCGCGAGTACGCGCCGCTACTACAACACCGGCGGGAGCCCCACGGCGCAGGAGTCACCCCGGCCGTCGGCGATGTCGTAATAATATGCGACTCCAACCTCCCCCGCAACATATGGCCACGTGGAATAGTGAAGCAGACGTATCCGGGCAAGGACGGCGTGGTACGAGTCGTGGACGTCACCACCAGCAGAGGACACGTGCTGAGGCGGCCAACAAAGAAGATCGTCGTGCTACCAGTGGGATCGCAAGGCGACGGCGGGAGAAATGTACACGACGcgcatagtattttgtaa